One Psychrobacillus glaciei genomic region harbors:
- a CDS encoding C4-dicarboxylate ABC transporter has protein sequence MKASLGMWIGWIGIILAVVGFFYYPMFLGGGAVVLGLIGLTSPQKFLAWISIVLGAIAFFLPMLQ, from the coding sequence ATGAAAGCTTCTTTAGGTATGTGGATTGGCTGGATTGGAATTATATTAGCAGTTGTAGGATTCTTTTATTATCCTATGTTCTTGGGTGGAGGAGCGGTAGTCTTAGGATTAATCGGTCTAACTTCCCCACAAAAATTCCTAGCATGGATTTCCATTGTTCTTGGAGCAATTGCATTCTTCTTACCGATGCTCCAATAG
- a CDS encoding 5-methyltetrahydropteroyltriglutamate--homocysteine S-methyltransferase, whose translation MTNQLVLKAPFKADHVGSFLRPERLKKARLQYENEEITSEQLTQIENEEITRLVEKQIESGLQSVTDGEYRRKWWHFDFLSGFDGVEFYETDKGLSFKGVQTRAQGIKVTEKIGFSTHYMIEHFKFLKSVAGDAVAKFTIPSPNMLYYRATIEEGVYNSDEELFDDLIVAYQGVIQALYEEGCRYLQIDDTSWATTFSEEGIASLKEKGLNLEQALKLSARAINEVISKRPKDMLVTMHICRGNFRSTYITSGSYELVSETIFGGLNVDGLFLEFDDDRSGGFEPLRHINRTDLYIVLGLITSKHGALEDIDQVKARIEEGTKYVPIEQLCLSPQCGFSSTEEGNLLTEEEQWGKIRHVVQIAGDIWM comes from the coding sequence ATGACAAATCAATTAGTTCTAAAAGCGCCATTCAAAGCAGATCACGTTGGTAGTTTTTTACGACCAGAACGTTTAAAGAAAGCACGGTTACAGTATGAAAATGAAGAAATTACTTCAGAACAATTAACACAAATCGAAAATGAAGAAATCACAAGACTTGTAGAAAAACAAATTGAATCCGGACTTCAATCTGTAACTGACGGCGAATACCGCCGTAAATGGTGGCATTTTGACTTTCTTAGTGGTTTTGATGGAGTTGAGTTTTATGAAACTGACAAAGGCCTGTCATTTAAGGGAGTGCAAACAAGAGCGCAGGGTATTAAAGTAACTGAAAAAATTGGATTCAGTACGCATTATATGATTGAGCACTTTAAGTTTCTCAAAAGTGTTGCCGGAGATGCAGTTGCAAAATTTACCATCCCTAGCCCTAATATGCTCTACTATAGAGCTACAATTGAAGAAGGTGTATATAACAGTGATGAAGAATTATTCGATGATTTAATCGTTGCTTATCAAGGGGTTATTCAAGCATTGTACGAGGAAGGTTGCCGTTATCTTCAAATTGATGACACTTCATGGGCTACGACTTTTTCTGAAGAAGGTATCGCATCTTTAAAAGAAAAAGGACTCAATTTGGAGCAAGCTCTAAAACTGTCGGCTCGGGCAATCAATGAAGTAATCTCAAAAAGACCCAAGGATATGCTTGTAACAATGCATATATGTCGAGGGAATTTCCGATCTACTTACATTACAAGCGGAAGCTACGAATTAGTATCGGAAACGATTTTTGGCGGCTTAAATGTGGATGGTCTTTTCTTAGAGTTTGATGATGATCGTTCTGGTGGCTTTGAACCACTCCGCCATATTAATCGCACAGATTTGTATATTGTTTTAGGTTTAATCACCTCCAAACATGGTGCTTTAGAAGATATTGATCAAGTGAAAGCACGAATCGAAGAAGGTACAAAATACGTACCAATAGAGCAACTTTGCTTAAGTCCACAATGTGGATTTTCATCTACGGAGGAAGGAAATTTGTTAACCGAAGAAGAGCAATGGGGTAAAATTCGCCATGTAGTACAAATTGCTGGTGATATTTGGATGTAA
- a CDS encoding saccharopine dehydrogenase family protein, translating to MKVAVLGAGLMGKEAARDLVLSPNVEKVLLCDLDVGQANMFKERLQNSKIEVLRLDANDDENILQIMRKVDVVINALFYSFNEKVARLAVEAGVHSIDLGGHIGGATDAVLSLDKKAKEKGVTLIPDLGVAPGMINILAGYGASKLDEVSGMHLYVGGIPLEPEGIFGYNIVFSLEGVFDHYTDPSHVIRDGKLQEVASLTEVESLFFDGYGELEAFHTAGGTSTLTKSFPNIDTLEYKTIRYKGHAEKFKLLVDLGLTNKKTIVNVNGNMVKARDVLKEVLTPKLLLGDKDDVVLLRVIVTGLKDGENTTFNYELATKKDKLSGTTAMARATANTVSIVAQMIGNSVISKRGVYPPELIVPGELYIKEMGARGVNIVETVLRGVSV from the coding sequence ATGAAGGTAGCTGTATTAGGAGCAGGATTAATGGGGAAAGAAGCAGCTCGTGATTTAGTATTGAGCCCAAATGTCGAAAAAGTTTTATTATGTGATTTAGATGTGGGGCAAGCTAATATGTTTAAAGAGAGACTACAAAATTCCAAGATTGAAGTTTTAAGGTTAGATGCTAATGATGATGAAAACATTCTGCAGATAATGCGAAAAGTGGATGTTGTGATTAATGCTTTATTTTATTCGTTTAATGAAAAGGTTGCAAGGCTTGCAGTGGAGGCTGGCGTACATTCAATCGATTTAGGTGGACATATTGGCGGAGCAACGGATGCAGTACTATCCCTTGATAAAAAAGCGAAGGAAAAAGGTGTGACACTTATTCCAGATTTAGGTGTGGCACCGGGTATGATTAATATTCTTGCTGGCTACGGAGCCAGTAAATTGGATGAAGTATCGGGTATGCATTTATATGTTGGTGGAATTCCCTTAGAGCCAGAGGGGATTTTTGGATATAATATCGTCTTCTCATTAGAAGGTGTTTTTGATCATTATACAGATCCTTCCCATGTTATTCGTGATGGCAAACTACAAGAAGTGGCATCACTAACGGAGGTAGAGTCACTGTTCTTTGACGGGTATGGTGAATTGGAAGCATTCCATACTGCAGGTGGAACATCGACATTGACTAAATCCTTTCCGAATATTGATACATTAGAGTATAAAACCATCCGATATAAAGGGCATGCAGAAAAGTTTAAATTACTAGTGGATTTAGGATTAACGAATAAAAAAACGATCGTAAATGTAAATGGGAATATGGTGAAAGCACGCGATGTATTAAAAGAAGTATTAACACCTAAATTATTACTTGGAGACAAGGATGATGTTGTTTTATTGCGTGTAATCGTAACGGGCTTAAAAGATGGTGAAAACACTACGTTCAATTATGAGTTAGCAACGAAAAAAGACAAGCTTTCAGGAACAACTGCAATGGCAAGGGCAACAGCTAACACCGTTTCGATTGTTGCGCAAATGATTGGAAATAGTGTCATTTCGAAACGAGGTGTATATCCTCCAGAGTTAATCGTTCCTGGAGAATTATATATAAAAGAAATGGGCGCACGTGGGGTAAATATTGTGGAGACTGTTTTAAGAGGTGTTAGTGTATGA
- a CDS encoding TIGR00266 family protein — protein sequence MNNHEIDYKLHGDDMQFVEIELDPRETVVAEAGSLMMMEDDITMETIFGDGSSSFDSGIMGKIMGAGKRMLTGESLFMTMFTNAGNGKKHVYFASPYPGKIIPIDLSEHSGKIICQKEAFLAAAKGVSVGIEFQRKLGTGFFGGEGFIMQKLEGDGLAFIHAGGTIHRKELQPGEVLRVDTGCLVAMTSDVNYNIEMVKGVKTALFGGEGLFFATLRGPGIVWIQSLPFSRLASRVFAAAPQTLSRGSKDEGSIAGGIFDLLGGK from the coding sequence ATGAATAATCATGAAATTGACTACAAATTACATGGAGATGACATGCAATTTGTAGAGATTGAATTAGACCCCAGAGAAACTGTAGTTGCTGAAGCAGGTAGCTTAATGATGATGGAAGATGATATTACCATGGAAACCATTTTTGGTGACGGCTCCAGTTCATTTGATAGTGGAATAATGGGTAAAATAATGGGTGCAGGTAAGCGTATGTTAACAGGTGAAAGCTTATTCATGACTATGTTTACGAATGCTGGTAACGGAAAAAAACATGTTTATTTTGCCTCTCCTTATCCTGGAAAAATAATTCCTATAGACTTAAGTGAACATAGCGGTAAAATTATTTGCCAAAAAGAAGCATTTTTAGCTGCAGCGAAGGGTGTTTCTGTAGGAATCGAATTTCAACGCAAGTTAGGAACTGGCTTTTTTGGTGGAGAAGGATTTATCATGCAAAAGCTTGAAGGAGATGGCCTTGCTTTTATTCATGCGGGTGGAACGATTCACAGAAAAGAACTACAGCCTGGCGAGGTTTTAAGGGTAGACACTGGTTGTTTAGTCGCGATGACATCTGACGTGAATTATAATATCGAAATGGTAAAAGGAGTGAAAACAGCTCTATTTGGCGGTGAAGGCCTATTTTTCGCAACTCTTCGCGGACCGGGTATTGTATGGATTCAATCGTTACCATTTAGCCGTTTAGCAAGCCGTGTATTTGCGGCCGCTCCTCAAACCCTCAGTAGAGGCTCAAAAGATGAAGGAAGTATAGCCGGTGGAATATTTGACCTTTTAGGCGGAAAATAA
- a CDS encoding aldehyde dehydrogenase family protein: protein MKLTNFIDGNWQEVGEVEYTAVLNPANGEHLAEVRMSTKEDVSLAVAAAVNAQKKWALVPAPKRADYLYEIGRLMKEKKEHLAQVLTKEMGKVIEEGRGEVQEGIDMAYYMAGEGRRLFGETTPSELADKFAMSVRAPIGVVGLITPWNFPVAIATWKSFPAIVAGNTFIWKPATETPMMAYEMAKIFDEAGLPAGVANIVFGSGSEVGTALIEHQDVKVISFTGSTETGRKVAELGGRHLKKVSLEMGGKNAVIVMEDADLSLAVEGILWSAFGTAGQRCTACSRVIVHKDVKKELEKMLLEQMESLTIGDGLDESVKIGPVINKQALEKIHSYTKIGQEEGANLLVGGNILNEGDLEKGFYYAPTLFTNVTPTMRIAQEEIFGPVVSLIEVSSLEEAIEVNNGVKFGLSSSIFSKDVNKIFRAQRDLDTGIVYVNAGTTGAEIHLPFGGTKGTGNGHRDSGVAALDVYTEWKSIYVDFSGKLQRAQIDTE from the coding sequence ATGAAGTTAACTAATTTTATCGATGGAAATTGGCAAGAAGTAGGGGAAGTAGAGTACACAGCTGTCTTGAACCCTGCTAATGGCGAGCATTTGGCGGAAGTTCGAATGTCCACGAAAGAAGACGTTAGTCTAGCGGTTGCTGCTGCAGTAAATGCCCAAAAGAAATGGGCGTTAGTACCGGCACCAAAACGGGCGGATTACTTATATGAAATTGGTAGACTAATGAAAGAAAAGAAGGAACATTTAGCACAAGTGTTAACTAAAGAAATGGGTAAAGTCATTGAGGAAGGTCGCGGAGAAGTACAAGAAGGAATAGATATGGCATATTACATGGCAGGGGAAGGACGTCGTTTGTTCGGAGAAACTACCCCTTCTGAACTTGCGGATAAATTTGCAATGAGCGTTCGTGCACCCATTGGAGTAGTAGGTCTAATCACTCCTTGGAATTTTCCTGTTGCGATTGCTACTTGGAAGTCATTCCCGGCTATAGTTGCAGGTAATACTTTCATTTGGAAACCCGCAACAGAAACACCAATGATGGCATATGAAATGGCAAAAATATTTGACGAAGCAGGATTACCAGCTGGCGTTGCGAATATTGTATTTGGCTCTGGTTCGGAAGTTGGAACGGCACTAATTGAGCACCAAGACGTAAAAGTTATTTCATTCACAGGGTCGACGGAAACAGGTAGAAAAGTAGCCGAACTTGGTGGCAGACATCTAAAGAAAGTGTCACTCGAAATGGGTGGGAAAAATGCAGTCATTGTAATGGAAGATGCAGATTTGTCCCTTGCTGTGGAAGGGATTTTATGGAGTGCATTTGGAACAGCTGGTCAACGTTGTACTGCATGTAGTCGGGTGATTGTGCATAAAGATGTAAAGAAAGAGTTAGAAAAGATGCTCCTTGAGCAAATGGAAAGTTTAACAATTGGAGACGGTCTAGATGAGTCAGTCAAAATCGGTCCAGTTATTAATAAACAAGCATTAGAAAAAATTCATTCTTACACTAAAATTGGACAAGAAGAAGGAGCAAACCTTTTAGTTGGAGGAAATATTTTAAATGAAGGAGATTTGGAAAAAGGGTTTTATTATGCTCCAACTCTATTTACAAATGTAACGCCAACAATGCGTATTGCACAAGAAGAGATCTTTGGACCTGTTGTTTCACTTATAGAGGTAAGTTCACTAGAGGAAGCGATTGAGGTTAATAACGGTGTGAAATTCGGTCTTTCAAGTTCCATTTTTTCTAAAGACGTAAATAAAATCTTCCGAGCTCAGCGCGATTTGGACACAGGAATTGTTTATGTCAATGCAGGAACTACAGGAGCTGAAATTCATTTGCCATTTGGCGGAACTAAAGGAACAGGAAATGGACACCGTGATTCGGGAGTAGCAGCACTAGATGTTTATACAGAATGGAAAAGCATTTATGTAGACTTCAGTGGGAAATTGCAACGTGCACAAATAGACACAGAATAA
- a CDS encoding class D sortase: protein MKKYVGNSLIGIGLLILFIVSYGVMENQQHQKELIESFTSIKTEAATEKAIVGVKATDAQQLKELKQEVVGILKIPSIHLKSPVLEGATPENLNRALGMIAGLDDPEELNGSSAIAGHQAHVFGQFFNRLNELQVGDRFELETRTDTLQFEVFNIQIVKPENVDILERQKGISLLSLVTCYPERSNMFRLVVQAKKVEN from the coding sequence ATGAAAAAATACGTAGGCAATTCGCTCATTGGGATAGGGCTACTCATTCTCTTTATCGTAAGTTATGGAGTTATGGAAAATCAGCAACATCAAAAAGAATTAATTGAGTCCTTTACATCCATTAAAACAGAAGCAGCTACTGAAAAAGCAATTGTTGGAGTAAAAGCAACTGATGCTCAACAACTTAAAGAGTTAAAACAGGAAGTCGTTGGCATTTTAAAGATTCCCTCTATTCACTTAAAATCACCAGTTCTGGAAGGAGCAACTCCTGAAAATTTAAATCGAGCATTAGGCATGATTGCTGGTCTTGACGATCCAGAGGAATTAAATGGAAGCTCAGCGATTGCAGGTCATCAAGCACATGTCTTTGGGCAATTTTTTAATCGGTTGAATGAGCTACAAGTGGGTGATCGTTTTGAATTGGAAACAAGAACTGATACTTTACAATTTGAAGTATTTAATATTCAAATTGTAAAACCAGAAAATGTAGATATTTTAGAAAGACAAAAGGGAATTTCTTTGCTCTCTTTAGTCACATGCTATCCAGAAAGGTCCAATATGTTTCGTCTCGTTGTACAAGCGAAGAAGGTAGAAAACTGA
- a CDS encoding acyl-CoA dehydrogenase family protein translates to MNFEFNEEQKLLRKTVRQFVDNEIIPYIAKWEEQGAFDKGVWTKLANLGLMGVCIPEKYGGSGMDYNALAIVCEELERGDTAFRTAVSVHTGLNSMTLMQWGTEEQKEKYLVSQAKGMKIGAFGLTEPGAGSDVAAMSTVAELDGEEYVLNGQKTWISLCDTADHFIVFAYTDKSKKHHGISAFIVERTMEGFSSKAIKGKYGIKSGNTGEIFFENMRVPKENLLGKEGEGFKIAMAALDNGRFTVAAGAVGLSLACLEASVKYCHERETFGKEIGKHQLVQQMIAKMEAGLQMSRLLVYRVGELKNQGVRNTRETSLAKWQACDFANKAADDAVQIHGAYGYSDEYPVARYLRNSKAPVIYEGTREIHTIMQAEYVLGYREDKTLSHMLPKWPFDE, encoded by the coding sequence ATGAATTTTGAATTTAATGAGGAACAAAAACTGCTTCGTAAAACAGTTCGACAGTTTGTAGATAATGAGATTATTCCTTATATCGCTAAATGGGAAGAACAAGGGGCATTTGATAAAGGAGTATGGACAAAGCTAGCCAATTTAGGTTTGATGGGCGTTTGCATACCTGAAAAGTATGGCGGAAGTGGCATGGATTATAATGCGCTCGCTATTGTATGTGAGGAGCTTGAAAGAGGAGACACTGCATTCCGTACAGCTGTTTCTGTCCATACAGGTTTAAACTCAATGACACTTATGCAATGGGGAACGGAAGAGCAGAAGGAAAAGTATTTAGTTTCCCAAGCAAAAGGGATGAAAATAGGAGCTTTTGGATTAACAGAGCCAGGAGCAGGATCCGACGTGGCGGCTATGTCGACAGTCGCCGAACTTGATGGAGAAGAATATGTGCTCAACGGGCAAAAAACGTGGATTTCTTTATGTGATACTGCTGATCATTTCATCGTGTTTGCTTATACTGACAAGTCGAAAAAACATCATGGAATCAGTGCATTCATTGTAGAACGTACGATGGAGGGCTTCTCTTCAAAAGCAATAAAAGGGAAGTATGGTATTAAATCAGGAAATACGGGTGAAATATTTTTTGAAAATATGCGGGTACCTAAGGAAAACCTTTTAGGAAAAGAAGGAGAAGGTTTTAAAATTGCTATGGCTGCACTTGATAATGGTCGTTTCACTGTAGCGGCAGGGGCTGTTGGTTTATCATTAGCTTGTTTAGAAGCAAGTGTGAAGTATTGTCATGAACGAGAAACATTTGGGAAAGAAATCGGCAAACACCAACTTGTGCAACAAATGATTGCGAAAATGGAAGCTGGCCTTCAAATGAGTCGATTACTCGTATACCGAGTAGGAGAATTGAAAAATCAAGGAGTTCGCAATACGCGAGAAACATCCCTTGCTAAATGGCAAGCATGCGATTTTGCAAATAAAGCTGCAGATGATGCAGTACAAATACACGGGGCGTATGGCTATTCAGATGAATATCCGGTGGCAAGATATTTGCGTAACTCCAAAGCACCGGTTATTTATGAAGGAACAAGAGAAATCCATACGATTATGCAAGCAGAATATGTGCTTGGTTATCGGGAAGATAAAACACTCTCTCACATGCTACCTAAATGGCCATTTGATGAATAA
- a CDS encoding YhgE/Pip domain-containing protein, which yields MLKNKLTIISPIIVVAIIFIFSLTLFPSISPAPKNMPIAIVNEDQGAVLPNNTEMNMGKTISENIRTQAIPGQDSPIKWISVDSLTEVQKGLNNKKYYAALVIPKDFSKNQVSLQSPNPISPEIQILVNQGMNPTAANIANQMLSGIVDGINGNVRTQILEGFKMNGNTISTEQASLLVSPISKKIVNVNEIGTKSANGNSPVSMFQPLWMGSIVGGAVIFVVLSKIQFRNRKQKLLGIFMQVLVGAILALLAGFGLTWLADSMLGLSIPKFADTGLFLSLTYFAFYLMVSAVLMWLGIKGLPIFVLMLFFGAPLLAMPPEFLPSFHRNWIYPWLPMRQMIEGLRELFFFGKGFGWSHSVQMLTWLGLGSLIVLVSSSFKRGRTDESTETQNEA from the coding sequence ATTTTAAAAAACAAATTAACAATTATTTCGCCTATTATCGTAGTTGCCATCATCTTTATTTTTTCGCTGACGCTTTTTCCGTCTATTAGCCCAGCTCCTAAAAATATGCCTATAGCAATAGTTAACGAAGATCAGGGCGCAGTTCTTCCAAACAATACAGAAATGAATATGGGTAAGACAATTTCCGAAAACATTCGTACGCAAGCTATTCCTGGTCAAGATTCTCCAATCAAATGGATCAGTGTCGATAGCCTGACCGAAGTGCAAAAAGGATTAAATAACAAGAAATACTATGCTGCATTAGTAATCCCAAAAGATTTTAGTAAAAATCAGGTTTCACTTCAATCACCAAATCCGATTTCTCCTGAAATTCAAATTTTAGTGAATCAAGGGATGAATCCTACTGCTGCCAATATTGCAAACCAAATGTTGAGTGGAATAGTAGATGGGATAAATGGGAACGTCCGAACGCAGATATTGGAAGGTTTTAAAATGAACGGGAATACAATTTCAACGGAGCAAGCTTCCCTTCTTGTATCTCCTATTTCGAAAAAAATCGTTAATGTCAATGAAATTGGTACAAAAAGTGCAAATGGAAACTCACCTGTTTCCATGTTCCAGCCACTATGGATGGGAAGCATTGTCGGAGGGGCAGTAATATTTGTTGTACTAAGCAAGATCCAATTTAGAAATCGAAAACAAAAATTGTTAGGAATTTTTATGCAAGTGTTAGTTGGTGCTATACTCGCACTTCTTGCAGGATTCGGTTTAACTTGGCTTGCCGATTCCATGTTAGGATTGAGCATTCCGAAGTTTGCTGATACTGGTTTATTCTTGTCACTAACTTATTTTGCGTTCTATCTAATGGTTTCGGCAGTCCTTATGTGGTTAGGAATTAAAGGCTTACCAATCTTTGTCCTAATGCTCTTCTTCGGGGCACCACTTTTGGCTATGCCACCGGAGTTCTTGCCTTCATTCCATCGTAATTGGATCTATCCTTGGCTGCCAATGCGTCAAATGATTGAAGGACTTCGTGAGCTTTTCTTCTTCGGCAAAGGGTTCGGCTGGAGTCATTCCGTTCAAATGTTAACTTGGTTAGGGCTTGGAAGTCTTATTGTATTAGTCAGTTCTTCCTTCAAAAGAGGACGAACGGACGAATCGACGGAAACCCAAAACGAAGCATAG
- a CDS encoding beta-propeller domain-containing protein, translated as MKKRGILIIILVLFVGFVSVFLSTRTIVSAQEVIMSNQLLVVTLSSPVSKDAWNKGNMYVTDKQGKKVNVKPSISENGKSVVVSGLDEGTYTLHVNSQLVKKKFPFKVLNEIKSIKSKEELKAYFKLVQKVQGDTVTEALEDTMSMSSKEASSTNRGDYSTTNNQVEGVDEADLVKTNGSYLFAINENNVAIINVEDPANMKEETKIRLAADFYPSQLLLSDQTLIIMGQKNIYRPLYQESTQDMDRIALPMNPMTTVYFYDISNTKSPKLSREIATEGYMNGARLTDHTLYYVTSVYPRNWMMEEKGDMELRPFIYDSNMDKEPKPMDYDSISILPNTLEANYSIISAIDVANLKGNKVTTKGYLGGSEQLYMSKDNLYLTSTLYETPNSTTPKMIWNPGKMDTKVFKFAFNKTSVQFVASSRLTGTILNQFSMDEDNGYFRAVTTKGSSWGDDEPSENNLFILDEGMKIVGSLTGLAKKERIYSARFMGDKAYMVTFKQTDPLFVIDIATPTAPKVLGELKIPGFSNYLHPLDENHLIGFGYETKSIPQEGSDEPRILTEGMKISLFDVSDLANPKEMDTEVIGGRGTYSPIQYDHHALFQHFEKNLYGFPISIYEEGTGEEYSQFKQDGALVYQITPEKGIVLKGNLLKHENPAQLYEDWENSIQRLLYVGNSLYTISMKEITSYNLRNFEKTGKLEF; from the coding sequence ATGAAAAAGAGGGGTATCCTGATAATTATCCTAGTGTTGTTTGTCGGATTTGTAAGTGTGTTTTTATCTACAAGAACGATAGTGAGTGCACAAGAAGTCATAATGTCAAATCAGCTTTTGGTAGTGACGTTATCTTCTCCAGTAAGTAAAGATGCATGGAATAAAGGAAATATGTATGTAACAGATAAACAGGGAAAAAAAGTAAATGTAAAGCCTAGTATTTCTGAAAATGGAAAATCCGTTGTGGTATCAGGCCTTGATGAAGGAACTTACACTTTACATGTAAATAGTCAATTAGTGAAAAAAAAGTTTCCTTTTAAAGTATTGAATGAGATTAAATCGATCAAATCGAAGGAAGAGTTAAAAGCTTATTTTAAATTAGTACAAAAAGTGCAAGGGGATACAGTTACAGAAGCTCTAGAAGATACAATGTCTATGAGTTCAAAAGAAGCTTCCAGCACTAATAGAGGAGACTACTCTACTACAAACAACCAAGTAGAGGGTGTAGATGAAGCGGACCTGGTCAAAACAAATGGTTCGTATTTGTTTGCGATTAATGAAAACAATGTAGCAATAATAAATGTTGAAGATCCAGCTAATATGAAAGAAGAAACTAAAATCAGATTAGCAGCTGATTTTTATCCTTCTCAACTTTTATTATCCGACCAAACATTGATTATTATGGGGCAAAAAAACATATATCGTCCGTTATACCAGGAAAGTACACAAGACATGGATAGAATAGCGCTACCCATGAATCCAATGACGACTGTTTACTTTTATGATATTTCCAATACAAAATCACCAAAACTATCTAGAGAGATTGCAACGGAAGGTTATATGAACGGTGCACGGCTAACCGATCATACCCTTTACTATGTAACTTCCGTTTATCCAAGGAATTGGATGATGGAAGAAAAGGGTGATATGGAGCTACGTCCATTTATCTATGATTCTAATATGGATAAAGAACCAAAGCCTATGGACTACGACAGTATCTCTATTCTTCCAAATACTTTAGAAGCAAATTACAGTATTATTTCAGCCATTGATGTAGCAAATCTAAAGGGAAATAAAGTAACTACAAAAGGTTATCTTGGTGGAAGTGAACAACTATACATGTCTAAAGATAATTTATATTTAACCTCTACTTTGTATGAAACACCTAATTCCACGACCCCAAAAATGATTTGGAACCCTGGTAAAATGGACACGAAAGTATTCAAATTTGCATTCAACAAAACATCTGTTCAATTTGTTGCTTCAAGTCGACTAACAGGGACAATACTAAATCAGTTTTCAATGGATGAAGATAATGGTTATTTCCGTGCAGTAACAACAAAAGGGAGTAGTTGGGGTGATGATGAACCTTCCGAAAATAACCTTTTCATATTAGATGAAGGAATGAAAATAGTAGGTTCTTTAACGGGACTTGCGAAAAAAGAAAGAATTTATTCTGCAAGGTTTATGGGTGATAAAGCATATATGGTGACATTTAAGCAAACAGACCCGCTTTTTGTCATCGATATAGCAACTCCAACAGCACCAAAAGTATTAGGTGAATTAAAAATTCCAGGCTTTAGCAACTATTTGCATCCATTAGATGAAAATCATTTAATCGGATTCGGTTATGAAACAAAATCTATCCCACAAGAAGGTAGCGATGAACCACGGATTCTAACAGAAGGTATGAAAATTTCGTTGTTTGATGTAAGCGATCTCGCAAATCCAAAAGAAATGGATACGGAAGTGATTGGTGGACGAGGAACATACTCACCAATTCAGTATGACCACCATGCATTATTCCAACATTTTGAAAAAAATCTCTATGGTTTCCCGATTTCGATTTATGAAGAAGGTACTGGGGAAGAATATTCTCAATTCAAACAAGATGGTGCTTTAGTGTATCAAATCACTCCTGAAAAAGGAATTGTATTAAAAGGGAATTTATTAAAACACGAAAACCCTGCCCAACTTTATGAAGACTGGGAAAATAGCATTCAACGTTTACTGTATGTGGGGAATTCTCTCTACACCATATCCATGAAAGAAATAACGAGTTACAACTTACGTAACTTTGAAAAAACAGGGAAATTAGAGTTTTAA
- a CDS encoding TetR/AcrR family transcriptional regulator, translated as MTTKKIDRRIARTRQMIRDAFTQLIEEKGFEAITISDLTEKADINRGTFYLHYKDKYDLFEQSKEVFFSELERIVGDAWDIVNEEYQKNMQVELPFSFIIKLFEFLKENFVFMSVILGSNGDPSIQSGLKEIIEKKMYQNFFQYVIEENRMVPLDYLFAYVSSAHLGVIQYWLKSGMEKTPQEMAQILSQITFWGPVKAGGLSFSKSET; from the coding sequence ATGACAACAAAAAAAATAGATCGTCGTATTGCACGAACAAGACAAATGATTCGGGATGCATTTACGCAATTAATAGAGGAAAAGGGATTTGAAGCAATAACAATAAGTGACTTAACAGAAAAAGCTGATATCAATAGAGGAACATTTTATCTGCACTACAAAGATAAATATGATTTGTTTGAACAAAGTAAAGAAGTGTTTTTTAGCGAATTAGAAAGAATTGTTGGAGATGCATGGGATATCGTAAACGAAGAATATCAAAAAAATATGCAAGTAGAGTTACCTTTTTCTTTTATAATAAAACTATTTGAATTCCTTAAAGAGAACTTTGTTTTTATGAGTGTTATTTTGGGATCAAACGGAGATCCATCTATTCAATCCGGATTAAAAGAAATAATAGAAAAGAAAATGTATCAAAACTTTTTTCAATATGTAATCGAAGAAAATAGGATGGTACCTCTAGACTATTTATTCGCATATGTGAGTTCTGCACATTTAGGAGTTATTCAATACTGGTTAAAAAGTGGGATGGAGAAGACGCCACAAGAAATGGCACAGATTTTGTCACAAATAACATTTTGGGGGCCAGTTAAAGCGGGAGGATTATCTTTTAGTAAATCAGAAACATGA